The proteins below come from a single Necator americanus strain Aroian chromosome V, whole genome shotgun sequence genomic window:
- a CDS encoding hypothetical protein (NECATOR_CHRV.G19051.T1): MLRHLLTDTPDMNVPNNSGMVLSTPAMDPFQWQQYPQSGASSSVSGTSELFSSTYAMLSDTASAPYPDQWHENKSDCESTFYFDAVPGPYGHPSNNMYYPVHDPRFQSTFTDAYPRAAPQQYDNHVQVPVSESIQITANYPTHFPPHQHTQKLDYPQSAALALTPSIAQPPTQTALSTAPLPRPSTVSPCEQTALSSPTLTSNSGSAASETPPISGEIISTELEGPDNERVMCMACRGVYPSRRSLTGHIGRNEKCREIIGRNYLDQVAMGGNPIAPGTENAIKAGALTNGQDGLSPICPHCDRFISHYKGNIRRHINQCGKNESPQKRPRPDKDKRRDGKKRRQEETLLPHVLHEGFDPASNGHNAPLVASPVMSPPMGSYHSVHEQEFTDNLIYMNGHSLEQQIQLPSDPSPPGAPRKEADPPEDAYICDSCEFVTIYKGNMKRHLNTCHPAPDCKDLKEWDRKLESMRASVLGMSRAEMIERLNAHRMNSTRGRKPRGKKSEESAQAMVHSDFPQMHYNYDMMGHFPHL, encoded by the exons ATGCTCCGTCATCTGCTCACTGATACTCCCGACATGAATGTGCCAAACAATAGTGGGATG GTTCTTTCTACTCCAGCCATGGATCCATTTCAATGGCAACAATATCCACAATCCGGTGCCTCTTCATCTGTATCTGGGACATCCGAGCTTTTTAG TTCAACCTATGCCATGCTAAGTGACACTGCTTCGGCACCGTATCCAGACCAATGGCACGAGAACAAATCAG ATTGTGAGTCGACGTTTTATTTCGACGCCGTGCCAGGTCCCTATGGTCACCCGTCAAATAATATGTACTATCCTGTCCATGATCCAAG gTTCCAATCTACCTTCACAGACGCCTATCCTCGTGCAGCTCCACAACAGTACGACAACCATGTGCAGGTGCCCGTGTCCGAGTCCATCCAGATCACTGCCAACTATCCTACCCACTTTCCTCCGCATCAGCACACTCAAAAACTTGAT TATCCTCAGTCGGCTGCGCTAGCGTTAACCCCATCAATTGCTCAACCACCCACTCAAACGGCTCTTTCTACGGCTCCGCTGCCGCGCCCCTCCACAGTATCCCCCTGTGAACAGACAGCGTTAAGCAGTCCAACGCTCACGTCAAATAGTGGCTCCGCAGCCTCCGAAACGCCACCAATTTCGGGCGAAATCATATCAACCGAACTCGAG GGCCCTGATAATGAACGAGTCATGTGTATGGCCTGTCGGGGCGTGTACCCGTCGAGAAGAAGTTTGACTGGGCACATTGGGAGGAACGAGAAATGTCGAGAGATCATCG GGCGCAACTATTTGGATCAGGTTGCCATGGGAGGGAATCCTATAGCACCTGGAACAGAGAATGCGATTAAGGCTGGTGCACTCACTAACGGTCAGGACGGTCTCAGCCCAATATGTCCCCATTGTGACCGATTCATCAGCCATTACAAA GGGAACATCCGGCGACACATCAACCAATGTGGCAAAAACGAAAGTCCGCAGAAAAGACCTAGGCCAGACAAAGACAAGAGAAGAGATGGGAAGAAGCGTCGACAAGAGGAAACTCTGCTGCCACATGTGTTACACGAAGGATTTGATCCAG CTTCTAATGGTCATAATGCTCCGCTTGTAGCGTCGCCTGTGATGTCACCTCCTATGGGATCATACCATTCGGTTCACGAACAGGAATTCACGGACAACTTGATCTACATGAATGGCCATTCGCTGGAACAA CAAATTCAACTGCCCAGTGATCCATCTCCTCCCGGCGCTCCAAGGAAAGAAGCCGATCCTCCAGAG GACGCGTATATTTGCGACAGCTGTGAGTTCGTGACTATTTATAAGGGTAACATGAAGAGACATCTCAACACGTGCCATCCTGCCCCTGATTGTAAAGATCTCAAAG AATGGGATCGTAAGCTGGAAAGTATGCGAGCGTCAGTGCTAGGCATGAGCCGAGCGGAGATGATCGAGAGGTTAAATGCACACAGAATGAACTCGACAAGAGGTCGAAAACCACGAGGAAAGAAGAGCGAGGAGAGTGCTCAG GCGATGGTGCATTCCGATTTCCCGCAGATGCACTACAACTACGACATGATGGGACATTTCCCACACTtatga
- a CDS encoding hypothetical protein (NECATOR_CHRV.G19051.T2), with protein sequence MNVPNNSGMVLSTPAMDPFQWQQYPQSGASSSVSGTSELFSSTYAMLSDTASAPYPDQWHENKSDCESTFYFDAVPGPYGHPSNNMYYPVHDPRFQSTFTDAYPRAAPQQYDNHVQVPVSESIQITANYPTHFPPHQHTQKLDYPQSAALALTPSIAQPPTQTALSTAPLPRPSTVSPCEQTALSSPTLTSNSGSAASETPPISGEIISTELEGPDNERVMCMACRGVYPSRRSLTGHIGRNEKCREIIGRNYLDQVAMGGNPIAPGTENAIKAGALTNGQDGLSPICPHCDRFISHYKGNIRRHINQCGKNESPQKRPRPDKDKRRDGKKRRQEETLLPHVLHEGFDPASNGHNAPLVASPVMSPPMGSYHSVHEQEFTDNLIYMNGHSLEQQIQLPSDPSPPGAPRKEADPPEDAYICDSCEFVTIYKGNMKRHLNTCHPAPDCKDLKEWDRKLESMRASVLGMSRAEMIERLNAHRMNSTRGRKPRGKKSEESAQAMVHSDFPQMHYNYDMMGHFPHL encoded by the exons ATGAATGTGCCAAACAATAGTGGGATG GTTCTTTCTACTCCAGCCATGGATCCATTTCAATGGCAACAATATCCACAATCCGGTGCCTCTTCATCTGTATCTGGGACATCCGAGCTTTTTAG TTCAACCTATGCCATGCTAAGTGACACTGCTTCGGCACCGTATCCAGACCAATGGCACGAGAACAAATCAG ATTGTGAGTCGACGTTTTATTTCGACGCCGTGCCAGGTCCCTATGGTCACCCGTCAAATAATATGTACTATCCTGTCCATGATCCAAG gTTCCAATCTACCTTCACAGACGCCTATCCTCGTGCAGCTCCACAACAGTACGACAACCATGTGCAGGTGCCCGTGTCCGAGTCCATCCAGATCACTGCCAACTATCCTACCCACTTTCCTCCGCATCAGCACACTCAAAAACTTGAT TATCCTCAGTCGGCTGCGCTAGCGTTAACCCCATCAATTGCTCAACCACCCACTCAAACGGCTCTTTCTACGGCTCCGCTGCCGCGCCCCTCCACAGTATCCCCCTGTGAACAGACAGCGTTAAGCAGTCCAACGCTCACGTCAAATAGTGGCTCCGCAGCCTCCGAAACGCCACCAATTTCGGGCGAAATCATATCAACCGAACTCGAG GGCCCTGATAATGAACGAGTCATGTGTATGGCCTGTCGGGGCGTGTACCCGTCGAGAAGAAGTTTGACTGGGCACATTGGGAGGAACGAGAAATGTCGAGAGATCATCG GGCGCAACTATTTGGATCAGGTTGCCATGGGAGGGAATCCTATAGCACCTGGAACAGAGAATGCGATTAAGGCTGGTGCACTCACTAACGGTCAGGACGGTCTCAGCCCAATATGTCCCCATTGTGACCGATTCATCAGCCATTACAAA GGGAACATCCGGCGACACATCAACCAATGTGGCAAAAACGAAAGTCCGCAGAAAAGACCTAGGCCAGACAAAGACAAGAGAAGAGATGGGAAGAAGCGTCGACAAGAGGAAACTCTGCTGCCACATGTGTTACACGAAGGATTTGATCCAG CTTCTAATGGTCATAATGCTCCGCTTGTAGCGTCGCCTGTGATGTCACCTCCTATGGGATCATACCATTCGGTTCACGAACAGGAATTCACGGACAACTTGATCTACATGAATGGCCATTCGCTGGAACAA CAAATTCAACTGCCCAGTGATCCATCTCCTCCCGGCGCTCCAAGGAAAGAAGCCGATCCTCCAGAG GACGCGTATATTTGCGACAGCTGTGAGTTCGTGACTATTTATAAGGGTAACATGAAGAGACATCTCAACACGTGCCATCCTGCCCCTGATTGTAAAGATCTCAAAG AATGGGATCGTAAGCTGGAAAGTATGCGAGCGTCAGTGCTAGGCATGAGCCGAGCGGAGATGATCGAGAGGTTAAATGCACACAGAATGAACTCGACAAGAGGTCGAAAACCACGAGGAAAGAAGAGCGAGGAGAGTGCTCAG GCGATGGTGCATTCCGATTTCCCGCAGATGCACTACAACTACGACATGATGGGACATTTCCCACACTtatga
- a CDS encoding hypothetical protein (NECATOR_CHRV.G19051.T3), with protein sequence MNVPNNSGMVLSTPAMDPFQWQQYPQSGASSSVSGTSELFSSTYAMLSDTASAPYPDQWHENKSDCESTFYFDAVPGPYGHPSNNMYYPVHDPRFQSTFTDAYPRAAPQQYDNHVQVPVSESIQITANYPTHFPPHQHTQKLDYPQSAALALTPSIAQPPTQTALSTAPLPRPSTVSPCEQTALSSPTLTSNSGSAASETPPISGEIISTELEGPDNERVMCMACRGVYPSRRSLTGHIGRNEKCREIIGRNYLDQVAMGGNPIAPGTENAIKAGALTNGQDGLSPICPHCDRFISHYKGNIRRHINQCGKNESPQKRPRPDKDKRRDGKKRRQEETLLPHVLHEGFDPASPVMSPPMGSYHSVHEQEFTDNLIYMNGHSLEQQIQLPSDPSPPGAPRKEADPPEDAYICDSCEFVTIYKGNMKRHLNTCHPAPDCKDLKEWDRKLESMRASVLGMSRAEMIERLNAHRMNSTRGRKPRGKKSEESAQAMVHSDFPQMHYNYDMMGHFPHL encoded by the exons ATGAATGTGCCAAACAATAGTGGGATG GTTCTTTCTACTCCAGCCATGGATCCATTTCAATGGCAACAATATCCACAATCCGGTGCCTCTTCATCTGTATCTGGGACATCCGAGCTTTTTAG TTCAACCTATGCCATGCTAAGTGACACTGCTTCGGCACCGTATCCAGACCAATGGCACGAGAACAAATCAG ATTGTGAGTCGACGTTTTATTTCGACGCCGTGCCAGGTCCCTATGGTCACCCGTCAAATAATATGTACTATCCTGTCCATGATCCAAG gTTCCAATCTACCTTCACAGACGCCTATCCTCGTGCAGCTCCACAACAGTACGACAACCATGTGCAGGTGCCCGTGTCCGAGTCCATCCAGATCACTGCCAACTATCCTACCCACTTTCCTCCGCATCAGCACACTCAAAAACTTGAT TATCCTCAGTCGGCTGCGCTAGCGTTAACCCCATCAATTGCTCAACCACCCACTCAAACGGCTCTTTCTACGGCTCCGCTGCCGCGCCCCTCCACAGTATCCCCCTGTGAACAGACAGCGTTAAGCAGTCCAACGCTCACGTCAAATAGTGGCTCCGCAGCCTCCGAAACGCCACCAATTTCGGGCGAAATCATATCAACCGAACTCGAG GGCCCTGATAATGAACGAGTCATGTGTATGGCCTGTCGGGGCGTGTACCCGTCGAGAAGAAGTTTGACTGGGCACATTGGGAGGAACGAGAAATGTCGAGAGATCATCG GGCGCAACTATTTGGATCAGGTTGCCATGGGAGGGAATCCTATAGCACCTGGAACAGAGAATGCGATTAAGGCTGGTGCACTCACTAACGGTCAGGACGGTCTCAGCCCAATATGTCCCCATTGTGACCGATTCATCAGCCATTACAAA GGGAACATCCGGCGACACATCAACCAATGTGGCAAAAACGAAAGTCCGCAGAAAAGACCTAGGCCAGACAAAGACAAGAGAAGAGATGGGAAGAAGCGTCGACAAGAGGAAACTCTGCTGCCACATGTGTTACACGAAGGATTTGATCCAG CGTCGCCTGTGATGTCACCTCCTATGGGATCATACCATTCGGTTCACGAACAGGAATTCACGGACAACTTGATCTACATGAATGGCCATTCGCTGGAACAA CAAATTCAACTGCCCAGTGATCCATCTCCTCCCGGCGCTCCAAGGAAAGAAGCCGATCCTCCAGAG GACGCGTATATTTGCGACAGCTGTGAGTTCGTGACTATTTATAAGGGTAACATGAAGAGACATCTCAACACGTGCCATCCTGCCCCTGATTGTAAAGATCTCAAAG AATGGGATCGTAAGCTGGAAAGTATGCGAGCGTCAGTGCTAGGCATGAGCCGAGCGGAGATGATCGAGAGGTTAAATGCACACAGAATGAACTCGACAAGAGGTCGAAAACCACGAGGAAAGAAGAGCGAGGAGAGTGCTCAG GCGATGGTGCATTCCGATTTCCCGCAGATGCACTACAACTACGACATGATGGGACATTTCCCACACTtatga
- a CDS encoding hypothetical protein (NECATOR_CHRV.G19052.T1) yields MLDCVFDCEIGPDPGSNCKYTQPQDVLIADSFLQGLQSVLRKVYAAEAVLFKRLEASSTAQETERLRFGLTRLGEVERKLNMRIIDHINLISPCDSEEE; encoded by the exons ATGCTAGATTGTGTTTTTGACTGTGAAATCGGACCTGACCCCGGATCAAATTGCAAATACACTCAACCCCAAGATGTTCTAATCGCTGACAGTTTCCTGCAAGGACTTCAATCAGTACTTCGAAAA GTCTACGCAGCTGAAGCGGTCTTGTTCAAACGCTTGGAGGCCTCGTCAACGGCGCAAGAGACTGAAAGGTTGCGTTTCGGCTTAACACGATTAGGCGAAGTTGAAAGAAAGCTGAACATGCGGATTATCGATCAT ATTAATCTCATATCGCCGTGCGATTCTGAAGAAGAATGA